A DNA window from Candidatus Saccharibacteria bacterium oral taxon 955 contains the following coding sequences:
- the secY gene encoding preprotein translocase subunit SecY — MNWRTVFRSLKNRDMQKRLGIVLGLLIAFRFMAHIPVPLAEPTKLKTIIESVIGNSDFGGFLNLMSGGALAQISIVLVGMSPFITASIITQLLTKAIPKLEELHKDGETGRRKINQWTRMISVPLAVIQSVAFIYILRQSVLAGSTAGTVTTSPMEWVVAVLAMTAGSVLLMWIGELITEQGVGNGISLIIFAGIVSQLPKTFGTLISSLLDTSAGKLNVFGWFELPVNPTAFWVVLVILTLGLAILYTLVKINEAQRIITVNYAKRVGGNTSYGGIKSILPVKLIAAGVIPVIFAVAFLSLPAFVGQVMKAMPNADQALATNLVKWFQAPTATSFTNGDWGVAVYPIAYFLLVIAFTYFYTGIVFNSSEIAENLQKQGGFIEGVRPGIQTEKYLSRTVNRLILFGSIALGIIAVMPFVIDYVFAKLGVNAANISIGGTGLLIVVTVGLETLRQINSRALMVTYDDYK; from the coding sequence ATGAATTGGCGAACCGTATTCCGCTCTCTCAAAAACCGTGATATGCAAAAACGCCTCGGCATCGTGCTTGGGTTGCTTATTGCTTTTCGCTTCATGGCGCATATTCCAGTGCCACTAGCAGAACCAACTAAGCTTAAAACGATTATTGAAAGCGTCATCGGCAATAGCGACTTTGGAGGCTTCCTCAATCTAATGAGCGGTGGCGCTCTGGCACAAATCAGTATCGTGCTTGTCGGCATGAGTCCGTTTATTACCGCTAGCATCATTACTCAGCTCCTGACCAAGGCAATCCCAAAACTCGAGGAACTGCATAAAGACGGTGAAACTGGTCGTCGCAAAATCAACCAGTGGACACGTATGATTAGCGTCCCACTTGCCGTAATTCAATCAGTCGCATTTATCTATATTTTGCGCCAATCAGTTCTCGCTGGTAGCACAGCTGGTACGGTTACAACATCACCTATGGAGTGGGTTGTTGCCGTGCTAGCAATGACCGCTGGCTCTGTGCTATTGATGTGGATTGGCGAATTAATCACCGAGCAAGGGGTCGGCAACGGCATCTCGCTAATTATTTTTGCTGGTATTGTTTCGCAGCTGCCAAAAACATTCGGCACACTGATAAGTTCGCTACTCGACACCTCAGCGGGTAAACTAAATGTCTTTGGCTGGTTTGAGCTGCCTGTTAATCCAACCGCTTTTTGGGTAGTACTAGTCATACTGACGCTTGGTTTAGCGATCCTATACACGCTGGTTAAGATAAACGAAGCCCAACGTATCATCACAGTGAACTACGCTAAGCGCGTTGGCGGGAACACTAGCTATGGTGGTATCAAGAGTATCTTGCCGGTCAAACTGATTGCTGCTGGAGTTATCCCTGTTATCTTTGCGGTTGCCTTTCTCAGCCTGCCTGCGTTTGTCGGCCAGGTTATGAAAGCGATGCCAAACGCCGATCAAGCACTTGCTACAAACCTCGTTAAATGGTTCCAAGCACCAACAGCAACCAGTTTCACGAACGGTGACTGGGGAGTGGCGGTCTATCCAATAGCTTATTTCTTACTGGTTATTGCCTTTACTTATTTCTACACAGGGATAGTTTTTAACTCTAGCGAAATTGCTGAAAATCTCCAAAAGCAAGGTGGCTTTATCGAAGGTGTCCGCCCAGGTATTCAAACCGAAAAATACTTATCTCGCACTGTCAATCGCTTGATCCTATTCGGCTCAATCGCGCTCGGCATCATCGCCGTCATGCCATTTGTCATCGACTACGTATTTGCCAAACTAGGAGTTAACGCCGCGAATATCTCTATCGGCGGTACTGGACTACTAATCGTTGTGACCGTCGGGCTAGAGACCTTGCGTCAGATCAACTCACGCGCCCTAATGGTGACATACGACGACTACAAATAG
- the rplF gene encoding 50S ribosomal protein L6, with translation MSRIGKLPIEIPSGVTITVDSGNITVEGPKGKLVQFITPAVDVNINDGVLTVNPKDESKQARSQHGLMRALINNMVIGVTKGYEKRLEVKGVGFRVASSNNELTMSLGFSHEIKFKAPEGVNVSNDKMVIIVSGIDKQKVGQVAAEIRALKKPEPYKGKGIMYEGEQILRKAGKAGKK, from the coding sequence CTGAGTCGAATCGGAAAACTACCAATCGAGATTCCGTCAGGTGTGACAATCACGGTTGACTCTGGAAATATTACTGTCGAGGGCCCAAAAGGCAAGCTCGTCCAGTTCATCACTCCAGCAGTTGACGTGAACATCAACGATGGCGTACTCACCGTCAATCCAAAAGACGAGAGCAAGCAAGCGCGTAGCCAGCACGGCTTGATGCGTGCGCTCATCAACAACATGGTAATTGGCGTCACCAAAGGCTATGAGAAACGTCTAGAGGTCAAAGGTGTTGGCTTCCGTGTTGCATCAAGCAATAACGAATTAACCATGAGCCTTGGCTTTAGTCATGAAATCAAATTTAAAGCTCCTGAAGGCGTAAATGTCTCAAACGACAAGATGGTAATCATCGTCAGTGGTATCGACAAACAAAAAGTCGGTCAAGTTGCCGCTGAAATTCGTGCTCTCAAGAAGCCTGAGCCGTACAAGGGCAAGGGTATCATGTACGAAGGTGAGCAAATCTTGCGCAAGGCGGGAAAGGCAGGTAAGAAATAA
- a CDS encoding 50S ribosomal protein L18 yields MSNFAQKLLNRSLRKNRVRAKINGTAERPRLSVTISNMHVSAQLIDDTKGHTLASATTVGAKASGTMTEKCAVIGTEIAKKAKKAKITAVVFDRNGRQYAGRLKALADAARKEGLEF; encoded by the coding sequence ATGAGTAATTTCGCACAAAAACTGCTTAATCGCAGTCTCCGCAAGAATCGTGTGCGCGCAAAGATCAACGGCACGGCTGAACGACCACGCCTCAGCGTAACGATTAGCAATATGCACGTATCAGCTCAGCTGATCGATGACACAAAAGGTCACACGCTAGCAAGTGCAACAACCGTCGGCGCAAAAGCATCAGGTACTATGACCGAGAAATGTGCCGTTATTGGTACCGAAATCGCGAAGAAAGCAAAGAAAGCTAAAATAACCGCAGTTGTCTTCGACCGTAACGGTCGTCAATACGCTGGTCGCCTAAAGGCACTAGCAGACGCTGCACGCAAGGAAGGATTGGAGTTCTAG
- the rplO gene encoding 50S ribosomal protein L15, translating into MKYNELQVAPHKSRKRVGRGISAGGGKTAGRGTKGQNARTGKKLHAMFQGGQNGIKNAVPKARGFKSLRIPAQVVYLDRLEGMTGVVDNFSLYEAGLVATPFHTIKVIARGELSSKLTLKVQGASKSVVIAIEKAGGKFEKVPTPLQKSAKEAEEADR; encoded by the coding sequence ATGAAATACAACGAACTTCAGGTGGCTCCACACAAAAGCAGGAAGCGCGTCGGTCGTGGTATTTCTGCCGGTGGCGGTAAGACTGCTGGTCGTGGTACCAAAGGTCAAAATGCGCGTACTGGTAAAAAACTTCACGCCATGTTTCAGGGTGGTCAGAATGGTATTAAAAATGCCGTGCCGAAGGCTCGCGGATTCAAGAGTCTGCGAATACCAGCCCAAGTTGTCTATCTCGATCGCCTCGAGGGTATGACTGGTGTAGTCGACAATTTTTCACTCTACGAGGCCGGTCTTGTTGCAACACCGTTCCATACTATCAAGGTAATTGCACGTGGCGAGCTTTCGAGCAAGCTAACTCTAAAGGTTCAGGGAGCTTCAAAAAGCGTCGTCATCGCGATCGAAAAAGCTGGCGGAAAGTTTGAGAAGGTTCCGACTCCACTCCAAAAGTCTGCAAAAGAAGCAGAAGAGGCTGATAGATAA
- the rpsE gene encoding 30S ribosomal protein S5, whose translation MAEQQIAPTTPRTEARTPRGRQQSRGGRRDDRRDRASEAPKEFEEVVVNIDRVARVVKGGRRFRFKALVVVGNRKNKVGVGVAKGADVQAAIAKATDVAKKHLITIPVVNETIPHEMEVKLAGARVLIKPAAPGTGIIAGGVVRAVIGVTGIRNMLSKSLGSTNKVNIAYATVEALAGLVPRDQWLNADKATKKPTAKKSAVKQEEK comes from the coding sequence ATGGCAGAGCAACAAATTGCGCCTACTACACCCCGGACTGAAGCTCGCACGCCACGCGGTCGTCAGCAGTCACGAGGTGGTCGCCGCGATGACCGGCGCGATCGTGCCTCAGAGGCACCAAAGGAATTCGAGGAAGTCGTAGTAAATATCGACCGTGTTGCACGCGTCGTCAAGGGCGGACGTCGTTTCCGTTTCAAGGCGCTTGTCGTCGTAGGCAACCGCAAGAACAAGGTTGGTGTTGGCGTCGCCAAGGGCGCAGACGTCCAGGCCGCTATCGCCAAAGCGACCGATGTTGCCAAAAAACACCTTATTACAATTCCAGTTGTGAACGAAACGATTCCACACGAAATGGAAGTCAAGCTTGCAGGCGCTCGCGTCTTGATCAAGCCAGCCGCTCCTGGTACTGGTATCATCGCTGGTGGCGTGGTCCGTGCCGTTATCGGTGTAACTGGCATCCGAAACATGCTGTCAAAATCGCTCGGCTCAACAAACAAGGTAAATATTGCCTACGCAACTGTTGAAGCCCTAGCTGGACTTGTTCCTCGTGATCAATGGCTAAATGCCGACAAGGCAACCAAAAAGCCAACTGCTAAAAAATCAGCAGTAAAGCAGGAGGAGAAATAA